A DNA window from Ornithobacterium rhinotracheale DSM 15997 contains the following coding sequences:
- a CDS encoding alpha/beta hydrolase: MELHTDLSLPYLIRKSSKPNAPLLLLLHGYGSNEADLFSFAPELPEDFCVVALRAPIDLGFGGYAWYDINFTDLEKFNDVEQAQQAIALIKKCISELISTYDLNPENVWLCGFSQGAILSNALCIQSPGNIKNVIMLSGYWASDIIGDFRPKDYSKIRYFISHGTEDAVIPIEWARKTPENLNLLGIKNIYHEYLSGHGIVPQNFHDFLTFVNANLYR, from the coding sequence ATGGAACTACACACCGACTTATCTTTACCTTACTTAATTAGAAAATCATCTAAGCCCAACGCCCCACTTTTACTTCTACTTCATGGCTACGGCAGCAACGAGGCAGATTTATTTTCCTTTGCGCCCGAATTGCCAGAGGATTTTTGCGTTGTGGCTTTGCGTGCACCAATCGATTTGGGCTTTGGTGGCTATGCATGGTATGACATCAATTTCACGGATTTGGAAAAATTCAACGATGTGGAACAAGCGCAACAAGCCATTGCACTGATCAAAAAATGTATTTCTGAACTGATTTCTACTTATGATTTAAATCCAGAAAATGTTTGGCTTTGTGGATTTAGCCAAGGCGCAATTTTAAGCAACGCCCTCTGCATTCAGTCGCCAGGAAACATCAAAAATGTAATTATGCTCAGCGGCTACTGGGCAAGCGACATTATTGGAGATTTCAGACCAAAAGATTATTCAAAAATCAGATATTTTATCTCTCACGGAACCGAGGATGCCGTAATCCCAATTGAATGGGCGAGAAAAACGCCTGAAAATCTGAATTTATTAGGAATCAAAAATATCTATCACGAATACTTGAGCGGACATGGAATTGTGCCTCAAAATTTCCACGATTTTCTAACCTTTGTAAATGCTAATCTTTATCGCTAA
- the kbl gene encoding glycine C-acetyltransferase translates to MYNDQFKAHLQSTLDQIKDEGLYKRERIIVSQQAAEITLENGSKLLNFCANNYLGLSNNPRVMKASQQAIDSHGYGMSSVRFICGTQDIHKQLEDKISKFLGTEDTILYAACFDANGGVFEPLLTAEDAIISDELNHASIIDGVRLCKAMRYRYKNNNMEDLEAQLKAADEAGARFKLIVTDGVFSMDGIVANLKGVCDLAEKYNALVMVDDSHATGFIGKTGRGTHEANGVMGRVDIITSTLGKALGGALGGFTSGKKEIIDLLRQRSRPYLFSNSLAPGIVGAAIEVLDMLTEDTSRRDKVMENAEYFRKEMKAKGFDIPDGDAAIVPVMLYDAKLSQEMADKLLDEGIYVIGFFYPVVPKGKARIRVQLSAGHTKAHLDKAIAAFEKVGKELGVI, encoded by the coding sequence ATGTATAACGATCAATTTAAAGCACATTTACAAAGTACACTCGACCAAATCAAGGACGAGGGTTTGTACAAAAGAGAACGCATTATTGTATCTCAACAAGCAGCAGAAATCACTTTAGAAAACGGCTCTAAACTCCTAAATTTCTGTGCAAACAACTATTTAGGCTTATCCAATAACCCAAGAGTGATGAAAGCCTCTCAGCAAGCAATAGATTCTCACGGATACGGCATGTCATCGGTAAGATTTATTTGCGGAACTCAAGATATTCACAAGCAATTAGAAGATAAGATTTCTAAATTTTTAGGCACAGAAGACACAATTTTATATGCAGCCTGTTTTGACGCTAATGGTGGCGTTTTCGAGCCACTTTTAACAGCTGAAGATGCCATTATTTCTGATGAGTTAAACCATGCCTCCATCATCGACGGTGTACGCTTATGCAAGGCGATGCGCTACCGCTATAAAAACAATAATATGGAGGATTTGGAAGCACAATTAAAGGCTGCAGACGAAGCGGGTGCGCGTTTCAAATTGATTGTAACCGATGGTGTTTTCTCCATGGATGGCATCGTGGCGAATTTAAAAGGTGTATGCGATTTAGCTGAAAAATACAATGCACTTGTTATGGTAGACGACTCACACGCAACAGGGTTCATCGGGAAAACTGGTCGCGGAACACACGAAGCTAATGGCGTGATGGGACGCGTGGACATCATCACTTCCACTTTGGGTAAAGCCTTAGGCGGCGCATTAGGTGGATTCACCTCTGGTAAAAAAGAAATCATTGATTTGCTAAGACAGCGTTCTCGCCCTTATTTATTCTCCAACTCATTGGCACCTGGAATCGTAGGAGCTGCGATAGAGGTTTTGGATATGCTTACAGAAGACACTTCTCGCCGCGACAAGGTCATGGAAAATGCCGAATACTTTAGAAAAGAAATGAAAGCTAAAGGTTTTGACATTCCAGATGGTGATGCTGCGATTGTGCCAGTGATGCTTTATGATGCTAAACTTTCGCAAGAGATGGCAGATAAACTTTTGGACGAAGGGATTTATGTCATAGGCTTCTTCTACCCAGTAGTACCAAAAGGAAAAGCAAGAATCCGCGTTCAGCTTTCGGCAGGGCACACCAAAGCGCATTTAGACAAAGCCATTGCTGCGTTTGAAAAAGTAGGAAAAGAATTAGGCGTAATTTAA
- a CDS encoding ATP-dependent Clp protease proteolytic subunit: MDFGKEFKKYAVKGQGISSQTLHDFENSLTPYIIEERKLNVAQMDVFSRLMMDRILFLGTGIDDQVANIITAQLLFLESVDASKDIQMYINSPGGSVYAGLGIYDTMQIIKPDVATICTGMAASMGAVLMCAGEKGKRSALKHARVMIHQPSGGAQGVAADMEINLREMLKLKKELYEIIANHSGQSFEWVEKASDRDYWMTSYEAKEKGMIDEVLERKRA, translated from the coding sequence ACTTCATGATTTCGAAAATAGCCTTACTCCATACATTATAGAAGAGCGCAAGTTGAATGTTGCGCAAATGGATGTTTTCTCTCGTTTGATGATGGATAGAATTTTGTTCCTGGGAACAGGAATCGATGATCAAGTGGCAAACATTATTACTGCGCAGCTATTGTTCTTGGAATCGGTAGATGCGAGCAAGGATATCCAGATGTACATCAACTCGCCTGGGGGAAGCGTGTATGCTGGGCTTGGAATTTATGACACCATGCAAATCATTAAGCCCGATGTAGCGACAATCTGTACTGGTATGGCAGCTTCTATGGGAGCGGTGTTGATGTGCGCAGGCGAAAAAGGAAAGCGTTCTGCTTTGAAGCATGCGCGTGTGATGATTCACCAGCCAAGCGGTGGCGCACAAGGTGTGGCAGCAGATATGGAAATTAATTTAAGAGAAATGCTTAAATTGAAAAAAGAATTGTACGAAATCATCGCAAATCATTCAGGGCAAAGTTTTGAGTGGGTGGAAAAAGCATCAGACAGAGATTACTGGATGACTTCTTACGAAGCTAAAGAAAAAGGCATGATCGATGAAGTGCTTGAGCGTAAAAGAGCTTAA